One part of the Nitrospirota bacterium genome encodes these proteins:
- a CDS encoding cyclic nucleotide-binding domain-containing protein, whose product MVDAKDIQNITLFKGLTGEELMIIASAMTGDTFPEGHEVYHENEVGCACVYIIRRGKVDVIKTSTDGDPMTLTVLREGNFFGEFSFFDSKPHSASTIVAEDGTVVLSLQRPDFDRVLESYPRIGNKVLINVIHEISAVIRKMNASHVDMAGYMFGRTKR is encoded by the coding sequence ATGGTTGATGCGAAGGACATTCAGAACATAACGTTGTTCAAAGGGTTGACCGGAGAAGAACTCATGATCATTGCAAGCGCCATGACCGGTGATACGTTTCCCGAAGGGCATGAGGTGTATCACGAGAACGAGGTGGGCTGCGCCTGCGTCTATATCATCCGCAGGGGCAAGGTGGACGTGATCAAGACGAGCACAGACGGCGACCCCATGACGCTCACGGTGCTCAGAGAAGGAAACTTCTTCGGTGAATTTTCATTTTTCGACAGCAAACCGCACTCGGCCTCAACGATCGTCGCGGAGGACGGCACTGTTGTGTTGTCGCTGCAGCGCCCCGATTTCGACCGTGTTCTGGAGTCCTATCCCCGCATCGGGAACAAGGTGCTGATCAATGTCATCCATGAGATCAGCGCGGTGATCAGGAAGATGAATGCGAGCCATGTTGACATGGCCGGCTACATGTTCGGCAGGACAAAACGGTAG
- the nuoE gene encoding NADH-quinone oxidoreductase subunit NuoE: MLSADAIERIRKKRRHYPDARAAVLPALHIVQDELGHLPADAMRSVADLLNVPESEVYGTATFYALLRWKPAGRHVISVCHNLPCSLLGAETIMEHLSSALGVGEGQVTVDGKFSFQRIECIGRCDGAPAMLVDDDYHGNLTPEKIEGILKKYK; encoded by the coding sequence ATGCTGAGCGCCGATGCCATAGAGCGGATACGCAAGAAGCGCCGGCACTACCCCGACGCACGAGCCGCAGTGCTGCCCGCCCTGCACATCGTGCAGGATGAACTGGGGCACCTTCCCGCTGACGCGATGCGGTCCGTCGCGGACCTGCTGAACGTGCCTGAGTCGGAGGTGTACGGTACCGCCACATTCTACGCGCTCCTGCGATGGAAGCCCGCTGGCCGACACGTGATCTCCGTTTGCCACAACCTCCCGTGCTCGCTCCTCGGCGCTGAAACGATCATGGAACATCTCAGCAGCGCACTCGGCGTTGGAGAAGGCCAGGTCACGGTGGATGGAAAGTTCTCCTTTCAACGGATCGAGTGCATCGGCAGGTGCGACGGAGCCCCCGCCATGCTGGTCGATGATGATTATCACGGCAATCTGACGCCGGAGAAGATAGAGGGGATCCTGAAAAAGTATAAATGA
- the nuoF gene encoding NADH-quinone oxidoreductase subunit NuoF encodes METMLLKRIQIPNSTDIDVAMAHGAYSSVEKAYAMRPVDVIDEVRRSGLRGRGGAGFPAGTKWSFAAMDLKRPKYLICNADEGEPGTFKDRIILEHDPHILIEGMIIAGYAIGAEQGYIYVRGEYPAAFDVLERAIDQAVAKGFLGKGIGKKGVSFDLAVHRGAGAYICGEETSLIESLEGRRGQPRVRPPFPANAGAWGKPTVVNNVETLANVPCVIGLGSDAYARIGVEGSTGTKIFSVSGAVNKPGGYELPMGTTLREVIYTHAGGIRDGRELKAVIPGGVSTPMLTPAHLDVRMDFNSLLAAGSMLGSGAVIVMDDRTCMVKATSIIVRFFEHESCGKCTPCREGTGWFSQIYHRMMKGEGREDDIDVLLAICGKMKGTCFCPLGEGALQPVLSSIKYFRGDYERCIRKQGCDDRSCRAKADVK; translated from the coding sequence ATGGAAACAATGCTGCTCAAAAGGATACAGATCCCCAACTCCACGGACATCGATGTGGCCATGGCGCACGGGGCCTACTCGTCCGTTGAGAAGGCGTACGCGATGCGGCCCGTTGATGTCATTGATGAGGTAAGGCGTTCCGGGCTTCGCGGCCGGGGCGGGGCGGGTTTCCCCGCGGGCACAAAATGGTCTTTTGCGGCCATGGATCTGAAAAGACCAAAGTATCTTATCTGCAATGCCGACGAAGGCGAGCCGGGCACGTTCAAGGACCGGATCATCCTCGAACACGATCCGCACATCCTGATTGAAGGCATGATCATCGCCGGTTATGCCATCGGCGCCGAACAGGGCTATATCTACGTGCGGGGCGAGTACCCCGCCGCGTTCGATGTTCTCGAACGCGCGATCGACCAGGCCGTAGCGAAAGGGTTTCTCGGGAAGGGCATCGGGAAAAAAGGCGTGTCGTTCGATCTTGCGGTGCACCGCGGAGCAGGCGCGTACATTTGCGGCGAGGAGACGTCGCTCATCGAATCTCTTGAAGGCAGGCGCGGTCAGCCCCGCGTGAGGCCGCCGTTTCCGGCGAACGCGGGGGCCTGGGGTAAGCCGACGGTCGTGAACAACGTGGAGACGCTGGCCAATGTGCCCTGTGTCATCGGGCTCGGATCCGACGCCTACGCCCGGATTGGCGTGGAAGGTTCGACGGGCACGAAGATCTTCAGCGTGAGCGGCGCGGTGAACAAGCCGGGCGGGTATGAACTTCCGATGGGCACAACGCTCCGGGAGGTCATCTATACCCATGCCGGCGGGATCAGGGACGGCAGGGAACTCAAGGCGGTCATTCCGGGCGGGGTATCGACACCGATGCTTACGCCCGCGCACCTCGACGTCAGGATGGATTTTAACTCGCTCCTTGCGGCGGGGTCCATGCTCGGTTCGGGCGCGGTGATTGTTATGGACGACAGGACCTGTATGGTGAAGGCGACGTCCATCATCGTCCGCTTCTTCGAGCATGAATCGTGCGGCAAGTGCACGCCCTGCCGCGAAGGCACGGGATGGTTCTCCCAGATATACCATCGCATGATGAAGGGCGAGGGCAGGGAAGATGATATCGATGTCCTGCTCGCCATCTGCGGAAAGATGAAGGGCACGTGCTTCTGCCCCCTCGGCGAAGGGGCGCTCCAGCCGGTGCTGTCGAGCATCAAATATTTCCGTGGTGATTATGAGCGCTGTATCCGCAAGCAGGGATGCGATGACCGGTCATGCCGGGCGAAGGCGGACGTCAAATAG
- a CDS encoding molybdopterin-dependent oxidoreductase, whose product MPTLTIDDKTVTIALGSTLLDAAKAAGARVPTLCNDDKLHPYGACRICMVEVMGTPRRMVTSCTTPAMEGMVIRTMSPAILEARKSILEFLLINHPLDCPVCDKAGDCRLQDLVHEHGLNPGTFAEKKRNLSPDFSSAVIERNTDRCILCGKCVRICGEQNAEHELAFTRRGGRSRISTSCDRPLDCEFCGECVEICPVGALTTRQFKYKARTWSLEETGSTCLYCGNGCPIKLETYKGRVVRVSPARNNFLCARGRFGWDAVHHEARLILPKMRVGGELIDSTWEEALTRVADALQTIKGTRGAASIGGLGSVRTTNEDNYLFQKFMRSVVGTNNIDLLARLKMPMGLNTSLFTAELASISESDVVLVLDRDVGEINPLTGIEIVRAVNQKGQKLILLNGMLNKFDRLASVSLTAGDAETALGDLIAAVGGDTRQKGEDIAEAVGLLMTARRVSIVLPAEPSPAVLDRAKYLAVLLGQTTLVPLVRRGNLQGALDMGVLPDYYPGYQKINPTAAARFKTEWGVDVPGTPGMNAMEILNSIVSGNLSALTIMGDDPVGNSPDIASVLKKLDFLVVQDIFLTETAKMADVVLPATSFIEKTGTVTNLERRLQRIDKAEEPLGESMPDWRIIQALAQKMGSSMNYASSSAIMKEIKSIVSAYKDLAVGACWPKELSPLHGTDADLSLSSETFLKREVITANRLLFSSGTMISRSKEIGSISPGKINKP is encoded by the coding sequence ATGCCTACCCTGACCATTGACGACAAAACCGTGACGATCGCTCTCGGCTCCACCCTGCTTGACGCGGCGAAAGCGGCGGGTGCGCGGGTCCCGACGTTGTGCAACGACGACAAACTCCATCCCTACGGCGCGTGCAGGATCTGCATGGTCGAAGTGATGGGCACGCCGCGCAGGATGGTGACCTCCTGCACCACACCGGCGATGGAGGGCATGGTGATCAGAACGATGTCCCCGGCGATCCTCGAGGCACGTAAATCCATTCTTGAATTTCTGCTCATCAATCATCCCCTCGATTGTCCGGTCTGCGACAAGGCGGGCGACTGCCGTCTCCAGGACCTTGTGCATGAGCACGGACTGAACCCGGGGACGTTTGCGGAGAAAAAAAGGAACCTGTCTCCCGATTTCTCGTCAGCGGTCATCGAGCGCAATACGGACCGCTGCATCCTGTGCGGGAAGTGCGTTCGCATCTGCGGCGAGCAGAATGCCGAGCATGAACTGGCCTTCACCCGGCGCGGCGGCAGGTCGCGTATCAGTACGTCGTGCGACCGGCCGCTCGATTGCGAGTTCTGCGGAGAATGCGTGGAGATCTGTCCGGTTGGGGCCCTCACGACCAGGCAGTTCAAATACAAAGCGAGGACGTGGAGCCTTGAAGAGACCGGATCGACGTGCCTGTACTGCGGCAACGGCTGCCCGATAAAACTGGAGACCTATAAGGGCCGGGTGGTGCGGGTCAGTCCCGCACGGAACAATTTTCTTTGCGCACGGGGGCGCTTTGGCTGGGACGCTGTTCATCACGAGGCGCGGCTGATCCTGCCGAAGATGCGGGTGGGCGGTGAGCTGATCGACTCCACCTGGGAAGAGGCATTGACCCGTGTTGCCGACGCGCTGCAAACGATCAAGGGTACGCGCGGGGCAGCGAGCATCGGCGGCCTGGGTTCCGTCAGGACCACGAACGAGGACAACTATCTGTTTCAGAAGTTCATGCGCAGCGTGGTCGGCACGAACAACATCGACCTGCTCGCCCGGCTCAAGATGCCGATGGGCCTGAATACGAGCCTTTTCACCGCGGAGCTTGCGTCCATCAGCGAGAGCGACGTGGTCCTTGTCCTGGACAGGGACGTGGGCGAGATCAATCCATTGACGGGCATCGAGATCGTGCGCGCGGTGAACCAAAAAGGGCAGAAGCTCATTCTGCTGAACGGCATGCTTAACAAGTTCGACAGGCTCGCCTCGGTTTCGTTGACCGCCGGGGACGCGGAGACAGCGCTCGGCGATCTGATCGCCGCGGTCGGCGGGGATACCCGCCAGAAGGGTGAGGACATTGCCGAGGCTGTCGGCCTGCTCATGACGGCGAGACGCGTTTCGATAGTCCTGCCTGCTGAACCGTCGCCCGCGGTGCTTGACCGCGCGAAGTATCTTGCGGTACTGCTTGGACAGACGACCCTCGTTCCCCTTGTCCGGCGCGGCAATCTTCAGGGCGCGCTTGATATGGGCGTTCTGCCGGATTACTATCCGGGGTATCAAAAAATCAACCCGACCGCTGCTGCTCGCTTTAAAACGGAATGGGGAGTTGACGTGCCCGGGACACCGGGCATGAACGCCATGGAGATACTGAACAGCATTGTATCGGGAAATCTTTCCGCTCTCACGATCATGGGGGATGATCCGGTCGGTAATTCCCCGGATATCGCTTCCGTGCTCAAGAAGCTGGACTTTCTGGTAGTGCAGGACATCTTTCTGACCGAGACGGCGAAGATGGCTGACGTGGTGCTTCCCGCAACAAGTTTTATCGAAAAAACCGGGACGGTTACGAACCTCGAGCGGCGGTTGCAGCGCATCGACAAGGCGGAGGAACCACTGGGGGAATCGATGCCGGATTGGCGGATCATACAGGCGCTGGCCCAAAAGATGGGATCATCCATGAACTATGCTTCAAGCTCAGCTATCATGAAAGAGATCAAATCAATCGTTTCAGCTTACAAGGATCTCGCTGTGGGCGCCTGCTGGCCAAAGGAACTGTCGCCGCTTCACGGAACAGACGCGGACCTTTCTCTCTCATCCGAAACTTTTTTAAAGCGGGAGGTGATCACCGCGAACAGGCTGCTCTTCTCGTCGGGAACCATGATTTCCCGGTCAAAGGAAATCGGAAGTATCTCCCCGGGGAAAATCAATAAGCCTTAA
- a CDS encoding tetratricopeptide repeat protein, whose translation MKRKFFIITLISLAFCGLPQATIAQSVPREYAKADQMFSQGRYPDAIRLYQAMLSSPSRAVSPGVLHTRIADSYFRLADYQHALDAYRQALKEQKPDERAQTQYWIGFCTLLLGRNAEAVTEFLNIPVSYPTSGMLVNTAYYWAGRASERMGRKDQAAELYRKAGGNGTSTQGRFAMKKAKNVKLK comes from the coding sequence ATGAAAAGAAAATTTTTCATTATTACGCTTATTTCCCTTGCGTTCTGCGGTCTGCCGCAGGCAACCATTGCGCAAAGTGTTCCCCGGGAATATGCAAAGGCGGACCAGATGTTCTCGCAAGGCCGTTACCCGGACGCAATTCGTTTGTATCAGGCAATGCTTTCCTCTCCGTCCCGCGCTGTTTCCCCGGGGGTTCTCCATACCCGGATCGCCGACAGTTATTTTCGTCTGGCCGACTACCAGCATGCCCTCGATGCATACCGCCAGGCATTGAAAGAGCAGAAGCCCGATGAACGAGCGCAGACCCAGTACTGGATAGGGTTCTGCACGCTGCTTCTCGGCAGGAACGCCGAGGCGGTGACCGAATTCTTGAATATACCGGTGAGCTATCCAACATCCGGCATGTTGGTCAACACCGCGTACTACTGGGCAGGCAGAGCGAGCGAACGCATGGGCAGGAAAGACCAGGCAGCGGAGCTGTACCGCAAGGCGGGAGGGAACGGAACATCCACCCAGGGACGCTTTGCGATGAAGAAGGCGAAGAACGTGAAATTAAAATAG
- the recN gene encoding DNA repair protein RecN, whose product MLKELNIKNFAIIDQLRVEFAPGLNVFTGETGAGKSIVVDALSLVLGERASVDLIRSGFQEAVVEANFELNSRVAADVTALLSEQGIEMDAGGDLIVRRVLSSSGKNKVYINGSLANLAALAAVGANLADIHGQHEHQSLLSLERQMEMLDTFGGLDALRDEVTAEYRRLFDIRKELAELQEGERDRAQREDLLRYQQNEIEAAQLKPGEDEELANAQKVMANTEKLAALSAMVDEVLYSSDGSVLTNLKKAINGLNDLSQIDNSLAGARDLCESGRAQIEEAAREVTSYHNRGESDPQRMEQIGDRMDLIQKLKKKYGNSIEDVIDFGAKASAALERMERSTEEIENLKSGIQEIKFGLTDKAKQLTKKRKAAARELEKRVEAELNHLGMKKTTFSIKITQEPGGDTLDGLKLGPRGADRVEFLIAPNAGEDPRSLAKIVSGGELSRIMLALKTILVEGDSIPTLVFDEVDAGIGGAVAEEVGKKLKRVATKRQVFCITHLPQIASMAGSHYGVTKSVKKERTSTEVRLLDRQERVDEIARMLGGKTITEATVKHAEEMIERGSA is encoded by the coding sequence ATGTTGAAAGAACTGAATATAAAAAATTTTGCCATCATCGACCAGCTTCGGGTGGAGTTTGCGCCGGGGCTGAACGTGTTCACGGGCGAAACCGGGGCCGGCAAGTCAATCGTTGTCGACGCGCTGAGCCTCGTGCTCGGCGAACGGGCGAGCGTTGACCTTATCCGCAGCGGCTTTCAGGAGGCTGTGGTGGAGGCGAACTTCGAGCTCAATAGCCGTGTTGCTGCGGACGTGACGGCGCTGCTGTCGGAGCAGGGCATTGAGATGGACGCGGGAGGGGACCTGATCGTGCGCCGGGTGCTCTCGTCCTCGGGCAAGAACAAGGTCTATATCAACGGAAGCCTGGCAAACCTCGCCGCGCTCGCGGCCGTCGGCGCGAACCTTGCCGATATCCACGGCCAGCATGAGCACCAGTCGCTTCTCTCTCTCGAACGCCAGATGGAGATGCTCGACACCTTCGGCGGGCTCGATGCGCTTCGTGATGAGGTGACCGCCGAGTATCGCCGGTTGTTTGACATCCGAAAGGAACTGGCTGAGCTCCAGGAGGGGGAGCGCGATCGGGCGCAGCGGGAGGACCTGCTGCGATACCAGCAGAATGAGATCGAAGCAGCCCAGCTCAAGCCGGGCGAGGACGAAGAACTCGCGAACGCACAAAAGGTCATGGCAAATACCGAAAAGCTCGCGGCCCTTTCAGCCATGGTGGATGAGGTGCTTTATTCGTCCGATGGTTCGGTGCTCACAAACCTGAAAAAGGCGATCAACGGGTTGAACGACTTAAGTCAGATCGACAACAGCCTCGCGGGTGCGCGTGATCTCTGTGAGTCCGGCCGCGCGCAGATCGAAGAGGCCGCACGGGAAGTCACTTCGTACCACAATCGTGGTGAGTCCGATCCTCAGCGGATGGAGCAGATCGGGGACCGGATGGATCTGATCCAGAAGCTCAAAAAAAAGTACGGGAATTCGATCGAGGACGTCATCGACTTCGGCGCAAAAGCGTCGGCCGCGCTCGAACGGATGGAACGGAGCACCGAGGAGATCGAGAACCTGAAATCAGGGATCCAGGAGATCAAGTTCGGATTGACCGACAAGGCGAAGCAGCTGACGAAGAAGCGAAAAGCTGCGGCCCGTGAACTCGAGAAAAGGGTCGAGGCCGAGCTTAACCACCTCGGAATGAAGAAAACAACATTTTCGATTAAGATCACACAGGAGCCCGGTGGAGACACGCTTGACGGCCTCAAACTCGGGCCGCGCGGCGCGGACCGCGTGGAGTTCCTGATCGCGCCGAACGCGGGCGAGGATCCGAGGTCGCTCGCGAAGATCGTGTCAGGCGGAGAGCTGTCGCGCATCATGCTCGCGCTCAAGACCATTCTGGTGGAAGGCGACAGCATCCCCACGCTCGTGTTCGACGAGGTGGACGCGGGCATCGGCGGCGCGGTGGCGGAAGAGGTCGGCAAAAAACTCAAACGCGTGGCCACGAAACGACAGGTCTTCTGTATCACCCATCTGCCGCAGATCGCGAGCATGGCCGGGAGCCACTATGGTGTTACCAAGTCCGTGAAGAAGGAACGGACGAGCACCGAGGTGCGGCTGCTCGACAGGCAGGAACGCGTGGACGAGATCGCGCGGATGCTCGGAGGTAAGACGATCACCGAGGCTACGGTGAAGCATGCCGAGGAGATGATCGAGCGGGGAAGCGCATGA
- the cysK gene encoding cysteine synthase A, whose protein sequence is MKTIKTILDLIGNTPLVKLNRLPGVGDAEVWAKLEGFNPGGSVKDRPALAMIEDAERKGLLKKGMKIVEPTSGNFGIGLAIVAAVKGYTIVLTMSEAMTVERRKLLEAYGAELVLTPADKGMQGAIDKSDEIVASGKEYYKPDQFSNPANPQAHRRTTAKEILQQMGTKKIDAFVAGVGTGGTIMGVGEVLRKKFKDIMIYAVEPADSPVLSGGQPGPHPIQGIGVGFVPVILDIRVYDEIIKVTQDVAVETTRRLAREEGILVGISSGAACWAALQVAKQLGKGSRVVTVLPDVGERYLTMGIFDRR, encoded by the coding sequence ATTAAGACAATAAAGACAATACTGGACCTGATCGGGAACACTCCCTTGGTAAAACTGAATAGACTGCCGGGCGTCGGAGATGCTGAGGTGTGGGCAAAGCTCGAAGGTTTCAACCCCGGCGGGAGTGTCAAGGACCGGCCGGCCCTTGCCATGATCGAGGACGCGGAAAGAAAAGGACTGCTCAAAAAGGGTATGAAGATCGTTGAGCCCACGAGCGGCAATTTTGGAATCGGACTTGCTATAGTCGCGGCAGTGAAGGGATACACGATCGTCCTTACCATGTCCGAGGCCATGACAGTCGAGCGCCGCAAGCTGCTGGAAGCTTACGGCGCCGAGCTTGTGCTTACTCCCGCTGACAAAGGCATGCAGGGCGCGATCGATAAGTCCGACGAGATCGTCGCATCGGGCAAGGAATATTATAAGCCCGACCAGTTCAGCAATCCCGCGAACCCACAGGCGCACCGGAGGACCACGGCAAAGGAAATTTTGCAACAGATGGGCACAAAGAAGATCGATGCCTTTGTGGCCGGTGTCGGGACCGGCGGCACGATCATGGGGGTGGGCGAGGTGCTCAGGAAAAAGTTCAAGGACATCATGATCTATGCGGTGGAACCCGCTGACTCGCCGGTGCTCTCCGGAGGTCAGCCCGGACCCCATCCGATCCAGGGGATCGGCGTCGGATTCGTGCCGGTCATCCTGGACATCCGCGTGTATGACGAAATCATCAAGGTCACCCAGGATGTTGCCGTCGAGACCACGCGTCGACTTGCACGGGAGGAAGGCATACTCGTTGGCATCTCGTCGGGTGCGGCCTGCTGGGCGGCGCTCCAGGTGGCGAAACAGCTCGGGAAAGGCTCGCGGGTCGTTACGGTTCTCCCTGATGTTGGCGAGCGGTATTTGACCATGGGGATATTCGACAGGCGTTAG